In a single window of the Magnolia sinica isolate HGM2019 chromosome 7, MsV1, whole genome shotgun sequence genome:
- the LOC131251632 gene encoding probable cyclic nucleotide-gated ion channel 20, chloroplastic isoform X3, translated as MAGDSDDKVPMLLDSHSQLSDDSMEVQLTRFNARRTTRSVSCVPMSATNSMGPYGSENSPLSHTSRLNGKKQALFIPMSGPLYSNTKPENFSQPMNGTLGGRTAAVKEYVIETGQMDYPDDSYGGKNEHLLKSGQLGRCNDPFCTTCPTYYDFEAERKKYKKASTSKIKLHNALYGDAKGWAQKSTSSLKRCIPGIVNPHTKVVQQWNQFFAIFCLVAVFVDPLFFFLLSVEKDDKCIIFDWSLAKAIVTMRSITDFIYVLHMLLQFRLAYIAPESRVVGAGDLVDHPKKIALHYLRGYFLLDFFVVLPLPQIMIFVIIPKSLGSSTANDAKNLLRATIILNYIPRIIRFLPLLASQSASGFIFESAWANFIINLLIFVLAGHAVGSFWYLFGVQQISTLAGNQVPSDFVWEVLFTMSIVGLGLFLFALLIGNMQNFLQSLGRRRLEMQLRLRDVERWMSHRRLPKGLRRQVLQSERFNWAANRGVKEEALLENLPEDLQREIRRHLFKFLKKVHIFRAMDAPILDAIGERLKQKVYIEESKILYQEGPIDKMVFIVRGKMESVGGDGNPTPLSEGDVCGEELLTWCLEHSSLSKNGKKIRSLGQRLLSNRTVKCLTNVEAFVLRADDLEEVTTTFVQFLRSPRVQGALRYESPYWRANAATCIQVAWRYRKKRLSGGSKQDISS; from the exons ATGGCTGGTGATTCGGATGATAAGGTACCAATGCTATTGGATAGTCATTCTCAACTATCCGATGATTCCATGGAAGTTCAATTAACAAGGTTTAATGCTAGGCGTACTACTCGGAGTGTATCATGTGTGCCAATGTCTGCTACGAATTCCATGGGGCCCTACGGAAGTGAAAATAGCCCTTTATCTCATACTAGTCGTTTGAATGGCAAAAAACAGGCCCTGTTTATACCCATGAGCGGTCCTTTATATAGTAATACGAAGCCTGAGAACTTCTCTCAGCCTATGAATGGGACATTGGGTGGAAGAACAGCAGCTGTCAAGGAATATGTTATAGAAACAGGCCAGATGGACTATCCAGATGACAGCTATGGAGGAAAGAATGAACATTTGTTGAAGTCTGGGCAATTGGGTAGATGCAACGATCCTTTCTGCACCACGTGCCCAACATATTATGATTTTGAAGCAGAGCGTAAGAAGTATAAAAAGGCTTCAACTTCTAAAATTAAG TTACATAATGCACTTTATGGGGATGCCAAAGGTTGGGCGCAAAAATCAACTTCCTCTCTAAAAAGATGTATTCCTGGCATCGTGAATCCTCATACCAAGGTTGTTCAACAATGGAACCAATTTTTTGCCATTTTTTGCTTGGTGGCGGTTTTTGTGGACCCACTGTTTTTCTTTCTACTGTCCGTGGAAAAG GATGATAAGTGTATTATCTTTGATTGGTCCTTGGCAAAAGCAATTGTGACTATGAGAAGCATTACTGATTTCATCTATGTTCTTCACATGCTTCTACAG TTCAGGTTGGCTTATATTGCTCCCGAATCAAGAGTGGTGGGTGCCGGAGATTTAGTTGATCACCCGAAAAAAATTGCTCTTCATTACTTACGTGGCTACTTTCTACTCGATTTTTTTGTTGTATTACCACTACCGCAG atcatgatatttgtgatcatCCCCAAGTCCTTGGGATCATCAACGGCAAATGATGCAAAGAATCTTCTACGTGCCACGATTATTCTCAATTATATACCAAGGATAATACGATTTCTACCATTGCTTGCGAGTCAATCTGCTAGTGGCTTCATTTTTGAGTCGGCATGGGCAAACTTCATCATTAATCTTCTGATTTTTGTATTGGCTGGGCATGCCGTGGGGTCATTTTGGTATCTCTTTGGAGTACAG CAAATCAGTACTCTAGCAGGCAACCAAGTGCCCAGTGACTTTGTTTGGGAAGTTCTATTCACTATGAGCATTGTTGGACTTGGCCTGTTTCTTTTTGCTTTACTCATCGGAAATATGCAGAATTTTCTCCAATCCCTCGGGCGGAG GAGGCTAGAAATGCAACTAAGGCTTCGTGATGTCGAACGGTGGATGAGCCATCGGCGGTTGCCAAAAGGCTTGAGAAG GCAAGTGCTACAATCTGAAAGGTTTAATTGGGCTGCCAATCGTGGTGTAAAGGAAGAAGCACTATTGGAGAATTTACCAGAGGATCTACAAAGAGAAATACGCCGCCACCTCTTTAAATTTCTCAAGAAG GTGCATATTTTCAGAGCAATGGATGCTCCCATCTTAGATGCTATTGGTGAAAGATTGAAGCAAAAAGTGTATATAGAAGAAAGCAAAATACTATATCAAGAAGGTCCAATTGACAAGATGGTTTTCATTGTCCGGGGAAAAATGGAGAGCGTTGGAGGAGATGGAAATCCAACCCCCTTATCAGAAGGCGACGTTTGTGGGGAGGAGCTACTCACTTGGTGTCTTGAGCATTCTTCACTAAGTAAAA ATGGAAAGAAAATCAGGTCATTGGGACAGCGGTTATTGTCTAACAGGACTGTGAAGTGTTTGACAAATGTGGAAGCTTTTGTACTGCGAGCGGATGATCTGGAAGAAGTCACCACCACTTTTGTGCAGTTCTTGCGGAGCCCACGTGTTCAAGGGGCCTTAAG GTATGAATCGCCGTATTGGAGAGCAAATGCAGCAACTTGCATTCAAGTAGCATGGAGGTACAGGAAGAAGCGTTTGAGTGGGGGGAGCAAGCAGGATATCTCAAGCTAA
- the LOC131251632 gene encoding probable cyclic nucleotide-gated ion channel 20, chloroplastic isoform X1, whose product MAGDSDDKVPMLLDSHSQLSDDSMEVQLTRFNARRTTRSVSCVPMSATNSMGPYGSENSPLSHTSRLNGKKQALFIPMSGPLYSNTKPENFSQPMNGTLGGRTAAVKEYVIETGQMDYPDDSYGGKNEHLLKSGQLGRCNDPFCTTCPTYYDFEAERKKYKKASTSKIKLHNALYGDAKGWAQKSTSSLKRCIPGIVNPHTKVVQQWNQFFAIFCLVAVFVDPLFFFLLSVEKDDKCIIFDWSLAKAIVTMRSITDFIYVLHMLLQFRLAYIAPESRVVGAGDLVDHPKKIALHYLRGYFLLDFFVVLPLPQIMIFVIIPKSLGSSTANDAKNLLRATIILNYIPRIIRFLPLLASQSASGFIFESAWANFIINLLIFVLAGHAVGSFWYLFGVQRVNQCLRDVCYKDDFKVCTRLINCGHWKNIPDFNWTQWQTNGNASDCFNTTDHGHFLYGIYKEVVLISTKRSILTRYTYSLFWGFQQISTLAGNQVPSDFVWEVLFTMSIVGLGLFLFALLIGNMQNFLQSLGRRRLEMQLRLRDVERWMSHRRLPKGLRRQVLQSERFNWAANRGVKEEALLENLPEDLQREIRRHLFKFLKKVHIFRAMDAPILDAIGERLKQKVYIEESKILYQEGPIDKMVFIVRGKMESVGGDGNPTPLSEGDVCGEELLTWCLEHSSLSKNGKKIRSLGQRLLSNRTVKCLTNVEAFVLRADDLEEVTTTFVQFLRSPRVQGALRYESPYWRANAATCIQVAWRYRKKRLSGGSKQDISS is encoded by the exons ATGGCTGGTGATTCGGATGATAAGGTACCAATGCTATTGGATAGTCATTCTCAACTATCCGATGATTCCATGGAAGTTCAATTAACAAGGTTTAATGCTAGGCGTACTACTCGGAGTGTATCATGTGTGCCAATGTCTGCTACGAATTCCATGGGGCCCTACGGAAGTGAAAATAGCCCTTTATCTCATACTAGTCGTTTGAATGGCAAAAAACAGGCCCTGTTTATACCCATGAGCGGTCCTTTATATAGTAATACGAAGCCTGAGAACTTCTCTCAGCCTATGAATGGGACATTGGGTGGAAGAACAGCAGCTGTCAAGGAATATGTTATAGAAACAGGCCAGATGGACTATCCAGATGACAGCTATGGAGGAAAGAATGAACATTTGTTGAAGTCTGGGCAATTGGGTAGATGCAACGATCCTTTCTGCACCACGTGCCCAACATATTATGATTTTGAAGCAGAGCGTAAGAAGTATAAAAAGGCTTCAACTTCTAAAATTAAG TTACATAATGCACTTTATGGGGATGCCAAAGGTTGGGCGCAAAAATCAACTTCCTCTCTAAAAAGATGTATTCCTGGCATCGTGAATCCTCATACCAAGGTTGTTCAACAATGGAACCAATTTTTTGCCATTTTTTGCTTGGTGGCGGTTTTTGTGGACCCACTGTTTTTCTTTCTACTGTCCGTGGAAAAG GATGATAAGTGTATTATCTTTGATTGGTCCTTGGCAAAAGCAATTGTGACTATGAGAAGCATTACTGATTTCATCTATGTTCTTCACATGCTTCTACAG TTCAGGTTGGCTTATATTGCTCCCGAATCAAGAGTGGTGGGTGCCGGAGATTTAGTTGATCACCCGAAAAAAATTGCTCTTCATTACTTACGTGGCTACTTTCTACTCGATTTTTTTGTTGTATTACCACTACCGCAG atcatgatatttgtgatcatCCCCAAGTCCTTGGGATCATCAACGGCAAATGATGCAAAGAATCTTCTACGTGCCACGATTATTCTCAATTATATACCAAGGATAATACGATTTCTACCATTGCTTGCGAGTCAATCTGCTAGTGGCTTCATTTTTGAGTCGGCATGGGCAAACTTCATCATTAATCTTCTGATTTTTGTATTGGCTGGGCATGCCGTGGGGTCATTTTGGTATCTCTTTGGAGTACAG AGGGTAAATCAGTGCCTTCGAGATGTCTGCTACAAAGACGACTTTAAAGTTTGTACAAGATTAATAAACTGTGGGCATTGGAAAAATATCCCAGACTTCAATTGGACACAGTGGCAAACTAATGGGAATGCGAGCGATTGCTTTAATACTACAGATCATGGTCATTTCCTTTATGGAATTTATAAAGAAGTGGTTCTTATTTCTACAAAGCGAAGTATTCTTACAAGATATACATACTCTTTATTTTGGGGTTTCCAG CAAATCAGTACTCTAGCAGGCAACCAAGTGCCCAGTGACTTTGTTTGGGAAGTTCTATTCACTATGAGCATTGTTGGACTTGGCCTGTTTCTTTTTGCTTTACTCATCGGAAATATGCAGAATTTTCTCCAATCCCTCGGGCGGAG GAGGCTAGAAATGCAACTAAGGCTTCGTGATGTCGAACGGTGGATGAGCCATCGGCGGTTGCCAAAAGGCTTGAGAAG GCAAGTGCTACAATCTGAAAGGTTTAATTGGGCTGCCAATCGTGGTGTAAAGGAAGAAGCACTATTGGAGAATTTACCAGAGGATCTACAAAGAGAAATACGCCGCCACCTCTTTAAATTTCTCAAGAAG GTGCATATTTTCAGAGCAATGGATGCTCCCATCTTAGATGCTATTGGTGAAAGATTGAAGCAAAAAGTGTATATAGAAGAAAGCAAAATACTATATCAAGAAGGTCCAATTGACAAGATGGTTTTCATTGTCCGGGGAAAAATGGAGAGCGTTGGAGGAGATGGAAATCCAACCCCCTTATCAGAAGGCGACGTTTGTGGGGAGGAGCTACTCACTTGGTGTCTTGAGCATTCTTCACTAAGTAAAA ATGGAAAGAAAATCAGGTCATTGGGACAGCGGTTATTGTCTAACAGGACTGTGAAGTGTTTGACAAATGTGGAAGCTTTTGTACTGCGAGCGGATGATCTGGAAGAAGTCACCACCACTTTTGTGCAGTTCTTGCGGAGCCCACGTGTTCAAGGGGCCTTAAG GTATGAATCGCCGTATTGGAGAGCAAATGCAGCAACTTGCATTCAAGTAGCATGGAGGTACAGGAAGAAGCGTTTGAGTGGGGGGAGCAAGCAGGATATCTCAAGCTAA
- the LOC131251632 gene encoding probable cyclic nucleotide-gated ion channel 20, chloroplastic isoform X2 — protein MAGDSDDKVPMLLDSHSQLSDDSMEVQLTRFNARRTTRSVSCVPMSATNSMGPYGSEKQALFIPMSGPLYSNTKPENFSQPMNGTLGGRTAAVKEYVIETGQMDYPDDSYGGKNEHLLKSGQLGRCNDPFCTTCPTYYDFEAERKKYKKASTSKIKLHNALYGDAKGWAQKSTSSLKRCIPGIVNPHTKVVQQWNQFFAIFCLVAVFVDPLFFFLLSVEKDDKCIIFDWSLAKAIVTMRSITDFIYVLHMLLQFRLAYIAPESRVVGAGDLVDHPKKIALHYLRGYFLLDFFVVLPLPQIMIFVIIPKSLGSSTANDAKNLLRATIILNYIPRIIRFLPLLASQSASGFIFESAWANFIINLLIFVLAGHAVGSFWYLFGVQRVNQCLRDVCYKDDFKVCTRLINCGHWKNIPDFNWTQWQTNGNASDCFNTTDHGHFLYGIYKEVVLISTKRSILTRYTYSLFWGFQQISTLAGNQVPSDFVWEVLFTMSIVGLGLFLFALLIGNMQNFLQSLGRRRLEMQLRLRDVERWMSHRRLPKGLRRQVLQSERFNWAANRGVKEEALLENLPEDLQREIRRHLFKFLKKVHIFRAMDAPILDAIGERLKQKVYIEESKILYQEGPIDKMVFIVRGKMESVGGDGNPTPLSEGDVCGEELLTWCLEHSSLSKNGKKIRSLGQRLLSNRTVKCLTNVEAFVLRADDLEEVTTTFVQFLRSPRVQGALRYESPYWRANAATCIQVAWRYRKKRLSGGSKQDISS, from the exons ATGGCTGGTGATTCGGATGATAAGGTACCAATGCTATTGGATAGTCATTCTCAACTATCCGATGATTCCATGGAAGTTCAATTAACAAGGTTTAATGCTAGGCGTACTACTCGGAGTGTATCATGTGTGCCAATGTCTGCTACGAATTCCATGGGGCCCTACGGAAGTG AAAAACAGGCCCTGTTTATACCCATGAGCGGTCCTTTATATAGTAATACGAAGCCTGAGAACTTCTCTCAGCCTATGAATGGGACATTGGGTGGAAGAACAGCAGCTGTCAAGGAATATGTTATAGAAACAGGCCAGATGGACTATCCAGATGACAGCTATGGAGGAAAGAATGAACATTTGTTGAAGTCTGGGCAATTGGGTAGATGCAACGATCCTTTCTGCACCACGTGCCCAACATATTATGATTTTGAAGCAGAGCGTAAGAAGTATAAAAAGGCTTCAACTTCTAAAATTAAG TTACATAATGCACTTTATGGGGATGCCAAAGGTTGGGCGCAAAAATCAACTTCCTCTCTAAAAAGATGTATTCCTGGCATCGTGAATCCTCATACCAAGGTTGTTCAACAATGGAACCAATTTTTTGCCATTTTTTGCTTGGTGGCGGTTTTTGTGGACCCACTGTTTTTCTTTCTACTGTCCGTGGAAAAG GATGATAAGTGTATTATCTTTGATTGGTCCTTGGCAAAAGCAATTGTGACTATGAGAAGCATTACTGATTTCATCTATGTTCTTCACATGCTTCTACAG TTCAGGTTGGCTTATATTGCTCCCGAATCAAGAGTGGTGGGTGCCGGAGATTTAGTTGATCACCCGAAAAAAATTGCTCTTCATTACTTACGTGGCTACTTTCTACTCGATTTTTTTGTTGTATTACCACTACCGCAG atcatgatatttgtgatcatCCCCAAGTCCTTGGGATCATCAACGGCAAATGATGCAAAGAATCTTCTACGTGCCACGATTATTCTCAATTATATACCAAGGATAATACGATTTCTACCATTGCTTGCGAGTCAATCTGCTAGTGGCTTCATTTTTGAGTCGGCATGGGCAAACTTCATCATTAATCTTCTGATTTTTGTATTGGCTGGGCATGCCGTGGGGTCATTTTGGTATCTCTTTGGAGTACAG AGGGTAAATCAGTGCCTTCGAGATGTCTGCTACAAAGACGACTTTAAAGTTTGTACAAGATTAATAAACTGTGGGCATTGGAAAAATATCCCAGACTTCAATTGGACACAGTGGCAAACTAATGGGAATGCGAGCGATTGCTTTAATACTACAGATCATGGTCATTTCCTTTATGGAATTTATAAAGAAGTGGTTCTTATTTCTACAAAGCGAAGTATTCTTACAAGATATACATACTCTTTATTTTGGGGTTTCCAG CAAATCAGTACTCTAGCAGGCAACCAAGTGCCCAGTGACTTTGTTTGGGAAGTTCTATTCACTATGAGCATTGTTGGACTTGGCCTGTTTCTTTTTGCTTTACTCATCGGAAATATGCAGAATTTTCTCCAATCCCTCGGGCGGAG GAGGCTAGAAATGCAACTAAGGCTTCGTGATGTCGAACGGTGGATGAGCCATCGGCGGTTGCCAAAAGGCTTGAGAAG GCAAGTGCTACAATCTGAAAGGTTTAATTGGGCTGCCAATCGTGGTGTAAAGGAAGAAGCACTATTGGAGAATTTACCAGAGGATCTACAAAGAGAAATACGCCGCCACCTCTTTAAATTTCTCAAGAAG GTGCATATTTTCAGAGCAATGGATGCTCCCATCTTAGATGCTATTGGTGAAAGATTGAAGCAAAAAGTGTATATAGAAGAAAGCAAAATACTATATCAAGAAGGTCCAATTGACAAGATGGTTTTCATTGTCCGGGGAAAAATGGAGAGCGTTGGAGGAGATGGAAATCCAACCCCCTTATCAGAAGGCGACGTTTGTGGGGAGGAGCTACTCACTTGGTGTCTTGAGCATTCTTCACTAAGTAAAA ATGGAAAGAAAATCAGGTCATTGGGACAGCGGTTATTGTCTAACAGGACTGTGAAGTGTTTGACAAATGTGGAAGCTTTTGTACTGCGAGCGGATGATCTGGAAGAAGTCACCACCACTTTTGTGCAGTTCTTGCGGAGCCCACGTGTTCAAGGGGCCTTAAG GTATGAATCGCCGTATTGGAGAGCAAATGCAGCAACTTGCATTCAAGTAGCATGGAGGTACAGGAAGAAGCGTTTGAGTGGGGGGAGCAAGCAGGATATCTCAAGCTAA